From a region of the Geothrix sp. 21YS21S-2 genome:
- a CDS encoding chemotaxis protein CheA, translating into MSEFSLDDPSFYEDFLVEAGEHFELIEQNFLTLEEAPGDLEILNAIFRSVHTIKGASGFLGLAKVQALAHIGENILDDLRKGRMKVSPEVMEVLFETEDTLKVLVNDVAVNLRKQGAPADPDTSGLIARLEALKGGGAKAAAPAPVAAVSAAAKAQGLRVPPGLEEMDSEAIQAAEEALAQGVPVMALKVRLLPELLGTPFNPLSMISMVDLVGRMIHSSKIMKDMDLDEFRPEELPFGLLLLLTPAETPESVRKLFDGVKYVSIEYFDLTLGEAPVAEAPEAPAAGPVAEARKVQDKPQDTSKAVNDTIRVSQAKLDNFMNTVAELIISKTMIAHIVERLEGEALTPGADALVKELRRSSVYLDQVSKEIQASVLGIRMVPVKTIFTKFPRMLRDLAKASGKKIELQMVGEDTEIDKSLIEELSDPLIHLIRNSADHGIEMPDVRAGSGKSETGTVVLRARHEGDSVLVEIEDDGKGINPAVIRSKAVEKGILTPEKAESITDDEAINLIFLPGFSTAKQVTDISGRGVGMDVVKSNVRKLNGSVSVTSSVGRGSIFTIKLPLTLAIIDALLMRSGGQVFALPGTAVEETLLVPKETLSHLTRRKAINLRGEVLGVTRLSDLLHFKQSSVELLEDEELPVVVVSTGGRRMGVIVDAFLRRQEMVIKPLAPYLASLPGISGASIMGDGGVVLILDPAELLMLAVQEGL; encoded by the coding sequence ATGAGCGAATTCTCCCTGGACGACCCCAGCTTCTATGAAGACTTCCTCGTCGAGGCCGGCGAGCACTTCGAGCTCATCGAGCAGAACTTCCTGACCCTGGAGGAGGCCCCGGGCGACCTGGAGATCCTCAACGCCATCTTCCGGTCCGTGCACACCATCAAGGGGGCCTCGGGCTTCCTGGGCCTGGCCAAGGTCCAGGCGCTGGCCCACATCGGCGAGAACATCCTGGACGACCTGCGCAAGGGCCGCATGAAGGTGAGCCCCGAGGTGATGGAGGTGCTCTTCGAGACCGAGGACACGCTCAAGGTGCTGGTGAACGACGTGGCCGTGAACCTGCGCAAGCAGGGCGCGCCGGCCGATCCCGACACGTCCGGCCTCATCGCCCGCCTCGAGGCCCTCAAGGGCGGCGGGGCCAAGGCCGCGGCCCCGGCCCCCGTGGCAGCCGTATCCGCGGCGGCCAAGGCCCAGGGCCTCCGGGTGCCCCCGGGCCTCGAGGAGATGGACAGCGAGGCCATCCAGGCCGCGGAGGAGGCCCTGGCCCAGGGCGTTCCCGTCATGGCCCTGAAGGTCCGCCTCCTGCCCGAACTCCTGGGCACCCCCTTCAACCCCCTGTCCATGATCTCCATGGTCGACCTGGTCGGCCGCATGATCCACTCGTCCAAGATCATGAAGGACATGGACCTGGACGAGTTCCGTCCCGAGGAGCTGCCTTTCGGCCTCCTCCTTCTGCTCACGCCCGCCGAGACCCCCGAATCCGTGCGCAAGCTCTTCGACGGCGTCAAGTACGTGTCCATCGAGTACTTCGACCTGACCCTGGGCGAGGCGCCCGTGGCCGAGGCGCCCGAGGCCCCCGCCGCCGGCCCCGTGGCCGAGGCCCGCAAGGTCCAGGACAAGCCCCAGGACACCAGCAAGGCCGTGAACGACACCATCCGCGTGAGCCAGGCCAAGCTGGACAACTTCATGAACACCGTGGCCGAGCTGATCATCAGCAAGACCATGATCGCCCATATCGTGGAGCGCCTGGAGGGCGAGGCCCTCACCCCCGGCGCCGACGCGCTGGTCAAGGAGCTGCGCCGCTCCTCGGTCTACCTGGACCAGGTGAGCAAGGAGATCCAGGCCTCGGTGCTGGGCATCCGCATGGTGCCCGTGAAGACCATCTTCACCAAGTTCCCCCGCATGCTCCGCGACCTGGCCAAGGCCTCCGGCAAGAAGATCGAGCTGCAGATGGTGGGCGAGGACACGGAAATCGACAAGAGCCTCATCGAGGAGCTCAGCGATCCCCTCATCCACCTCATCCGCAACAGCGCCGACCACGGCATCGAGATGCCCGACGTGCGCGCGGGTTCGGGCAAGTCCGAGACCGGCACGGTCGTGCTCAGGGCCCGCCACGAAGGCGATTCCGTCCTGGTGGAGATCGAGGACGACGGCAAGGGCATCAACCCCGCCGTGATCCGCTCCAAGGCCGTGGAGAAGGGCATCCTCACGCCCGAGAAGGCCGAGAGCATCACCGACGACGAGGCCATCAACCTCATCTTCCTGCCGGGCTTCTCCACCGCCAAGCAGGTCACCGACATCAGCGGCCGCGGCGTGGGCATGGACGTGGTCAAGTCCAATGTCCGCAAGCTCAACGGCAGCGTCTCCGTCACCAGCTCCGTGGGCCGCGGCTCCATCTTCACCATCAAGCTGCCCCTGACGCTCGCGATCATCGACGCGCTCCTCATGCGCAGCGGCGGCCAGGTCTTCGCGCTCCCGGGCACGGCCGTGGAGGAGACCCTCCTGGTGCCCAAGGAGACCCTCAGCCACCTCACCCGCCGCAAGGCCATCAACCTCCGGGGCGAGGTGCTGGGCGTCACCCGCCTCAGCGACCTGCTGCACTTCAAGCAGAGCTCCGTCGAGCTGCTGGAGGACGAGGAGCTGCCCGTGGTGGTGGTCTCCACCGGCGGCCGGCGCATGGGCGTGATCGTGGACGCCTTCCTCCGCCGCCAGGAGATGGTGATCAAGCCCCTGGCCCCCTACCTCGCCAGCCTCCCGGGCATTTCCGGCGCCAGCATCATGGGCGACGGCGGGGTCGTGCTGATCCTCGACCCGGCCGAGCTCCTCATGCTCGCCGTCCAGGAGGGCCTGTGA
- a CDS encoding chemotaxis protein CheW produces the protein MSLAAATGVPHEPAAGAVREGQYLSFELAGHTYAVPLAQVAEITPHRDLNQIPHMPRSVEGLLDLRGQSIPVINLRLRMGMEPLASELSLNIIVLDMGSSSNVGLLVDRVASVVEATREQMVPASALLAGPDGAWVQGFIVQEERITALLDSRLITTFHTSRSHGLGLHQGHDVEQALDAGLQELIAAAPFRVESDASRIIPQMEEAISHTEQEMEKVLEKVETMLADTDKCFQGLVRLKQEAGLGHMKGLEAVLAQVEALGTRMQDEVFELIQKLQYQDIARQKLERVLNHIRGLQMIVGSKFRDTGLKA, from the coding sequence GTGAGCCTTGCCGCGGCGACCGGGGTCCCCCACGAACCGGCGGCTGGAGCCGTCCGGGAGGGGCAGTACCTCAGTTTCGAGCTGGCCGGCCACACCTACGCCGTGCCCCTGGCCCAGGTGGCGGAGATCACCCCCCACCGGGACCTGAACCAGATCCCCCACATGCCCCGGAGCGTCGAGGGACTGCTGGACCTGCGCGGCCAGTCCATCCCCGTCATCAACCTGCGCCTGCGCATGGGCATGGAGCCGCTGGCTTCCGAGCTCTCGCTCAACATCATCGTCCTGGACATGGGGTCCTCCAGCAACGTGGGCCTCCTGGTGGACCGGGTCGCCTCGGTCGTGGAGGCCACGCGCGAGCAGATGGTGCCCGCCAGCGCCCTCCTGGCCGGGCCCGACGGGGCCTGGGTGCAGGGCTTCATCGTGCAGGAGGAGCGCATCACGGCGCTCCTGGACAGCCGCCTCATCACCACCTTCCACACCTCCCGGTCCCACGGCCTGGGCCTCCACCAGGGCCACGACGTGGAGCAGGCCCTGGACGCCGGCCTGCAGGAGCTCATCGCCGCCGCCCCCTTCCGGGTCGAGTCCGACGCCAGCCGGATCATCCCCCAGATGGAGGAGGCCATCTCCCACACCGAGCAGGAGATGGAGAAGGTGCTGGAGAAGGTCGAGACCATGCTGGCCGACACCGACAAGTGCTTCCAGGGCCTGGTGCGGCTCAAGCAGGAGGCCGGCCTGGGCCACATGAAGGGCCTGGAGGCCGTGCTGGCCCAGGTTGAGGCCCTGGGCACCCGGATGCAGGACGAGGTGTTCGAGCTCATCCAGAAACTGCAGTACCAGGACATCGCCCGCCAGAAGCTGGAGCGCGTCCTGAACCACATCCGCGGCCTCCAGATGATCGTGGGCTCCAAGTTCCGGGACACCGGCCTGAAGGCCTGA
- the asnS gene encoding asparagine--tRNA ligase gives MDHPLTEIRHLKQHIGQTVTLRGWVRNARTSKTRFIDLRDGSGFVQCVVGAAEADPESYELAGRLTQEAAIVLEGRVQQHPKTGEPEILATKVTLIGDSVDYPITPKEHGTAFLMENRHLWLRSKRQWAILRVRHTIAKAIRDFFDGDGFTLLDAPILTPSACEGTSSLFGTQYFDEGMAFLSQSGQLYQEPGLAAFGKTYCFGPTFRAEKSKTRRHLTEFWMVEPEVAFAHLEDVMVLGERMTKFILQRVLEGRREELAILERDLAPLETALSTTFDRMTYTDAVARLKELGSDINWGEDFGNDDETILMNATDRPLWVHRFPKSFKAFYMEPDPLDPKLALGADLLAPEGYGEVIGGGERASSLQYLLDQIAHEGLDRSDYEWYLDVRKYGSVPHAGFGLGLERAVAWICKLPHVRETAPYPRMMGTIRP, from the coding sequence GTGGACCATCCCCTTACCGAAATCCGCCACCTGAAGCAGCACATCGGCCAGACCGTGACCCTCCGCGGGTGGGTGCGCAACGCCCGGACCAGCAAGACGCGGTTCATCGACCTGCGGGACGGCTCGGGCTTCGTGCAGTGCGTCGTGGGCGCCGCCGAAGCCGATCCGGAGAGCTACGAACTGGCCGGCAGGCTCACCCAGGAGGCCGCCATCGTCCTGGAGGGCCGGGTCCAGCAGCACCCGAAGACCGGCGAGCCCGAGATCCTGGCCACCAAGGTGACGCTCATCGGCGACAGCGTGGACTACCCCATCACCCCCAAGGAGCACGGCACCGCCTTCCTCATGGAGAACCGGCACCTCTGGCTGCGCAGCAAGCGGCAGTGGGCCATCCTCCGCGTGCGCCACACCATCGCCAAGGCCATCCGGGACTTCTTCGACGGCGACGGCTTCACCCTCCTGGACGCCCCCATCCTCACGCCCAGCGCCTGCGAGGGCACCTCGAGCCTGTTCGGCACCCAGTACTTCGACGAGGGCATGGCCTTCCTCTCCCAGTCCGGCCAGCTCTACCAGGAGCCCGGACTCGCCGCCTTCGGCAAGACCTACTGCTTCGGCCCCACCTTCCGCGCCGAGAAGAGCAAGACCCGCCGGCACCTCACCGAGTTCTGGATGGTCGAGCCCGAAGTGGCCTTCGCCCACCTGGAGGACGTGATGGTCCTGGGCGAGCGCATGACCAAGTTCATCCTCCAGCGGGTCCTGGAGGGCCGCCGCGAGGAGCTGGCCATCCTGGAGCGCGACCTGGCCCCCCTGGAGACCGCCCTGTCCACCACCTTCGACCGCATGACCTACACCGACGCCGTGGCCCGGCTCAAGGAGCTGGGCTCGGACATCAACTGGGGCGAGGACTTCGGCAACGACGACGAGACCATCCTCATGAACGCCACGGACCGCCCCCTCTGGGTCCACCGTTTCCCCAAGTCCTTCAAGGCGTTCTACATGGAACCCGATCCCCTGGACCCCAAGCTGGCCCTCGGCGCCGACCTCCTGGCCCCCGAAGGCTACGGCGAGGTCATCGGCGGCGGCGAGCGGGCCTCGAGCCTGCAGTACCTCCTGGACCAGATCGCCCACGAGGGCCTGGACCGCTCGGACTACGAGTGGTACCTGGACGTGCGCAAGTACGGCAGCGTCCCCCACGCCGGCTTCGGCCTGGGCCTGGAGCGGGCCGTGGCGTGGATCTGCAAGCTCCCCCACGTGCGCGAGACGGCGCCCTACCCCCGGATGATGGGCACGATCAGGCCCTGA
- a CDS encoding DinB family protein codes for MKPIVRRPGPLGAMMDELDRAVRDLVQLVGPLTQVNYDVVRDRETADEDCRSIRTVVEHVVRSGYGYTERIRGALDVPFVLPDYVVATPLDALHELQTMAFTMAETFEGRWDLSGDVVKNARITARSGRIYDMEQLIEHAIVHVLRHRRQIERFLTETRFKGDRR; via the coding sequence GTGAAACCGATCGTCCGTAGGCCGGGCCCTTTGGGCGCCATGATGGATGAACTGGACCGGGCCGTTCGCGACCTGGTCCAGCTCGTCGGCCCCCTCACCCAGGTGAACTACGACGTGGTGCGGGACCGGGAGACCGCCGACGAGGACTGCCGCTCCATCCGCACCGTGGTCGAGCACGTGGTGCGGTCCGGCTACGGGTACACGGAGCGGATCCGGGGAGCCCTGGACGTGCCCTTCGTGCTGCCGGACTACGTGGTGGCGACTCCCCTGGACGCCCTCCACGAGCTGCAGACCATGGCCTTCACCATGGCCGAGACCTTCGAGGGCCGGTGGGACCTTTCCGGGGACGTGGTGAAGAACGCCCGCATCACGGCGCGCTCGGGCCGGATCTACGACATGGAGCAGCTCATCGAGCACGCCATCGTGCATGTGCTGCGCCACCGCCGGCAGATCGAGCGGTTCCTCACCGAGACCCGGTTCAAGGGCGACCGGCGCTGA
- a CDS encoding DUF493 family protein: protein MDSCPRPAQDFPQRVPLKIIGRGAEMDPLRMAALILEHLGPQPAVDQAHSANRKGAYTSFTFWVTLPHERAEAPLRAALQGLPGVVMQL, encoded by the coding sequence ATGGACAGCTGCCCCCGCCCCGCCCAGGACTTCCCCCAGAGGGTGCCCCTGAAGATCATCGGCCGCGGCGCCGAGATGGATCCCCTGCGCATGGCGGCCCTGATCCTGGAGCACCTGGGCCCCCAGCCCGCCGTGGACCAGGCCCATTCCGCCAACCGGAAGGGCGCCTATACCAGCTTCACCTTCTGGGTGACCCTGCCCCACGAGCGGGCCGAGGCGCCCCTGAGGGCGGCCTTGCAGGGATTGCCCGGCGTGGTGATGCAACTCTGA
- a CDS encoding YceI family protein, translating into MPSRILLGLALASGLLAAEPQVFRVDTTHTVLGFKAQTVLFDVPGRFDRYKLQIKGTPASPADAQVQLDIETASVDTANTSRDNHLRSADFFDAAKYPAITFTSSKVTREGDKVTVRGTLTMHGKSQELDIPFTASEGMNGAGKQTWSYRATVPLDRLAFGVGADSIAAKISLKQQVELNLLLVGFFEAPKPAAK; encoded by the coding sequence ATGCCATCCCGCATCCTCCTGGGTCTCGCCCTCGCCTCCGGCCTCCTTGCGGCCGAACCCCAGGTCTTCCGGGTGGACACCACCCACACCGTCCTGGGCTTCAAGGCCCAGACCGTCCTGTTCGACGTGCCCGGCCGGTTCGACCGGTACAAGCTGCAGATCAAGGGCACCCCGGCCAGCCCCGCCGACGCCCAGGTCCAGCTGGACATCGAGACGGCCTCCGTCGATACGGCCAACACCAGCCGGGACAACCACCTGCGCTCAGCGGACTTCTTCGACGCGGCGAAGTACCCGGCCATCACCTTCACCTCCAGCAAGGTGACCCGGGAAGGGGACAAGGTGACGGTGCGCGGCACCCTCACCATGCACGGCAAGAGCCAGGAGCTGGACATTCCCTTCACGGCTTCCGAAGGCATGAACGGGGCGGGCAAGCAGACCTGGTCGTACCGGGCCACGGTGCCCCTGGACCGCCTGGCCTTCGGGGTGGGGGCCGACAGCATCGCCGCGAAGATCAGCCTGAAGCAGCAGGTGGAACTCAACCTCCTGCTGGTGGGCTTCTTCGAGGCCCCGAAGCCCGCGGCGAAGTGA